Proteins from a genomic interval of Armatimonadota bacterium:
- a CDS encoding type II secretion system protein — MQNPGESAKAFTLIELLVVIAIIAVMAGMLLPVLSGARLRSKIVSVHSDLRQFGIAIEMYKEDRGGYPFARLSCSENQEIDYYEMPRELYTMGYIPAHRILDPFNQETNGDLDDKRRTYKYVVIGWQYSNNFKVPGGMWIPGNYPTSTKSCYYYYEEKGKSLRIGTTLKPEAVQAPVKWAVWSVGPGGDPGWTQSSALMQPVPKSEWYPYNPKGVIVHLSDGRTSP; from the coding sequence GTGCAAAACCCTGGAGAGTCCGCAAAAGCCTTTACTTTGATTGAGCTGCTTGTAGTGATCGCGATAATCGCTGTAATGGCTGGCATGCTGCTGCCCGTTTTGTCCGGCGCACGGCTCAGGTCGAAGATAGTGAGCGTGCATTCAGACCTGAGGCAGTTCGGTATAGCTATCGAGATGTATAAAGAAGACCGAGGCGGGTATCCGTTTGCGCGGCTCTCATGCTCGGAAAACCAGGAGATCGACTATTACGAAATGCCTCGCGAACTGTATACCATGGGTTATATTCCGGCGCATCGAATACTCGATCCGTTCAACCAGGAAACAAACGGTGATCTCGACGATAAGCGGCGCACGTATAAATACGTGGTGATCGGCTGGCAGTATTCTAACAATTTCAAGGTCCCCGGCGGTATGTGGATCCCCGGTAACTATCCCACGAGCACAAAAAGCTGTTACTATTATTATGAGGAGAAGGGCAAGAGCCTGCGAATCGGAACCACTCTAAAGCCGGAGGCAGTTCAAGCGCCCGTAAAGTGGGCCGTGTGGAGCGTAGGACCCGGCGGTGACCCGGGCTGGACACAGTCAAGCGCGCTGATGCAGCCTGTGCCGAAAAGCGAATGGTATCCGTATAACCCAAAAGGCGTTATCGTTCACCTCAGTGATGGAAGGACTTCCCCTTAA
- a CDS encoding ABC transporter ATP-binding protein: MRSNAVSVHNLSVRYPDGRQGIKNVSFEIERGESVAILGANGAGKSTLLLALVGVLSGTGEIEIAGIPANSKSLSEVRMAAQLVFQDPNDQLFSPVIKDDIAYGPINFGVPADEIQGIVTQSLEAVGLKGFEEREPHKMSLGEKKRAAIASAIACRPEILLMDEPSAGLDPRGARLLAGLLNKLDCTKLISTHDLTFANTVCTRAIVMSEGAIAAIGSTQDILSDESLMSACGLK, from the coding sequence ATGAGATCAAACGCGGTATCCGTCCATAACCTCAGTGTAAGATATCCCGACGGCAGGCAGGGCATTAAAAATGTCTCCTTTGAGATAGAGCGAGGCGAATCCGTCGCGATACTGGGGGCCAATGGCGCGGGAAAAAGCACGCTGCTGCTTGCGCTGGTCGGTGTCCTGAGTGGGACTGGAGAGATCGAGATTGCGGGTATACCGGCTAACAGTAAGTCTCTGAGTGAAGTCCGGATGGCGGCTCAGTTGGTGTTTCAAGACCCTAATGACCAGTTGTTTTCGCCGGTCATCAAGGACGACATTGCCTACGGTCCGATAAACTTCGGTGTGCCTGCCGATGAGATACAAGGGATTGTGACGCAGAGCCTGGAAGCTGTAGGGCTTAAGGGATTTGAAGAACGTGAACCGCACAAAATGAGCCTGGGCGAAAAAAAGAGGGCCGCCATCGCGTCGGCAATTGCATGCCGGCCTGAGATATTGCTCATGGACGAGCCGAGCGCAGGACTTGATCCACGCGGAGCCAGGCTTCTAGCTGGTCTTTTGAACAAACTCGACTGCACGAAATTGATTTCCACGCACGATTTGACCTTTGCAAATACGGTTTGCACGCGGGCGATAGTTATGTCCGAGGGCGCAATTGCCGCTATCGGCTCCACGCAGGACATACTATCCGACGAATCACTGATGTCTGCATGCGGGCTTAAGTAA
- a CDS encoding formylmethanofuran dehydrogenase subunit E family protein: MQEFADLELAKRFHGHMGPNLVIGIKMGNYAVKTLGISNHFGIDVEVHCPGKPPVSCMIDGIQLSTGATMGKTNIRHIISDDVVKAVFRNTESGTTVTLAPADSIGARSLAWYNEVGEDEASARVWKLSDDQVFVVCESK, from the coding sequence ATGCAGGAATTTGCTGATCTTGAGCTGGCAAAGAGGTTTCATGGCCACATGGGGCCGAACCTGGTAATTGGGATAAAGATGGGCAATTATGCTGTCAAGACATTGGGAATAAGCAATCACTTTGGGATCGATGTGGAGGTGCATTGTCCGGGCAAGCCGCCTGTGTCATGCATGATAGACGGAATACAGCTCTCCACGGGCGCGACCATGGGCAAGACAAACATCAGACATATCATAAGCGATGATGTGGTGAAGGCCGTGTTTAGAAATACTGAGAGTGGCACTACAGTTACGCTTGCTCCGGCGGATAGTATAGGCGCACGGTCGCTGGCATGGTATAACGAAGTAGGCGAAGATGAGGCATCGGCTAGAGTGTGGAAGCTGTCTGACGACCAAGTGTTTGTGGTATGCGAGAGCAAGTAA
- a CDS encoding ECF transporter S component — translation MKYRARDLSIGGLFGALGVAVPILFHMVNMGMVFLPMHLPVLICGLYVSAPVAFAVGVVTPLISSAITGMPPLIPTGVLMPLELGVLAGSASLFSRKLKLPVILSVMLAMTAARLVGGLERVIIAPMMGLQQGFVAYLAFSVIESWPGIALQLVVAPIVVRVLKTKRNC, via the coding sequence ATGAAGTATCGAGCACGAGATTTGAGTATAGGCGGACTCTTCGGCGCGCTGGGCGTTGCCGTTCCGATTCTGTTTCATATGGTAAATATGGGCATGGTCTTCTTGCCCATGCATCTGCCGGTTTTGATATGCGGGCTGTATGTATCGGCCCCGGTGGCATTTGCAGTCGGAGTGGTGACACCGCTGATATCATCTGCGATAACGGGCATGCCGCCATTGATCCCGACAGGTGTGCTTATGCCGCTGGAATTGGGTGTGCTGGCGGGTTCGGCAAGTCTGTTCAGCCGAAAGCTTAAGCTGCCGGTGATACTCTCGGTCATGCTTGCAATGACAGCGGCACGGCTGGTGGGAGGACTTGAACGAGTAATAATTGCTCCTATGATGGGTCTGCAGCAGGGATTTGTCGCATACCTGGCATTTTCTGTAATCGAAAGCTGGCCGGGAATTGCACTGCAGCTTGTTGTTGCGCCGATTGTGGTCAGAGTCCTCAAAACAAAGCGCAATTGCTAA
- a CDS encoding peroxiredoxin, which yields MEEEMENVCKHPLIGDPAPEWEAITTHGKLKLSDFLGKWVVMFSHPSDFTPVCTTEFVAFAQMNDEFVKRNVQLIGLSIDSVFSHLAWTRNIKDKLRVEVPFPVIADLDMKVAQTYGMLHGQSSTTSTVRAVFIIDDKGITRAMLYYPMSNGRNIDEVLRLVDALQTTDKYGVATPANWKPGDKVVVPPPTTSEGAEKRAAEGYEYVDWYLCKKEL from the coding sequence ATGGAAGAAGAAATGGAAAATGTCTGTAAACACCCGCTTATAGGTGATCCTGCCCCGGAATGGGAAGCAATAACGACTCACGGTAAACTCAAACTCTCGGATTTTCTGGGCAAATGGGTGGTGATGTTCTCGCACCCGTCCGATTTTACGCCTGTTTGCACCACGGAGTTTGTCGCATTTGCTCAGATGAACGATGAGTTCGTCAAGCGAAACGTCCAGCTCATTGGCCTGTCTATCGACAGCGTTTTCTCACACCTTGCCTGGACCCGCAATATAAAGGACAAGCTGAGGGTCGAGGTCCCATTTCCGGTGATTGCCGATCTGGATATGAAAGTGGCGCAGACTTACGGTATGCTGCACGGTCAGTCATCGACTACATCTACCGTGAGGGCGGTATTTATAATCGATGACAAGGGCATAACTCGCGCAATGCTCTACTACCCAATGTCCAATGGTCGTAACATAGATGAGGTCCTTCGGCTTGTAGATGCTTTACAGACGACAGATAAATACGGCGTAGCGACTCCGGCAAACTGGAAACCGGGCGATAAGGTGGTTGTGCCCCCGCCTACTACCTCGGAAGGTGCAGAGAAGCGCGCTGCCGAGGGTTATGAATACGTGGACTGGTATCTGTGCAAGAAGGAACTATAA
- a CDS encoding DNA-3-methyladenine glycosylase encodes MLSNKLPREFYLQETVTVARACLGKVLVHVTNECVLSGRIVETEAYLCDDPACHASRGMTKRNAAMFGEPGHAYVYFTYGFHYCMNFVTQPKGVGEAVLIRSLMPLEGIEIMMRNRGKDNPHDLCSGPGKLTQAMSIGPDLNGEDLLGDRFYVIDDHTDVGQIITRPRIGIKQAIHEPWRFYPAQYLEWVSKK; translated from the coding sequence TTGTTATCTAATAAGCTTCCCCGCGAGTTCTATCTTCAAGAGACTGTAACTGTTGCTCGTGCGTGTCTCGGCAAAGTGCTTGTGCATGTGACGAATGAGTGCGTGTTGTCGGGCCGGATTGTGGAGACAGAGGCATATTTGTGCGATGATCCGGCGTGTCATGCATCCAGGGGCATGACTAAACGCAACGCCGCAATGTTCGGCGAGCCGGGGCATGCTTATGTTTACTTCACCTACGGCTTTCACTACTGCATGAACTTCGTGACCCAGCCCAAAGGCGTCGGCGAGGCTGTCCTGATAAGGTCGCTTATGCCGCTTGAGGGTATAGAGATCATGATGCGCAATCGAGGCAAAGACAACCCTCATGACCTCTGCAGCGGCCCAGGAAAGCTGACCCAGGCTATGTCAATTGGCCCCGATCTTAATGGCGAAGACCTGCTCGGCGATAGATTCTACGTGATCGATGACCATACCGATGTCGGGCAAATCATTACTCGCCCGCGCATAGGAATCAAGCAGGCCATTCACGAGCCGTGGCGGTTTTATCCGGCACAGTATCTGGAATGGGTGTCGAAGAAGTAG
- a CDS encoding energy-coupling factor transporter transmembrane component T, producing MREQVKASGWIVRIHPYVRVYCALALIIAAAAVPHPAQVLVIGMPIIVLAVSSSLSWRRWTAGLFAAISLIAGLMVLSILSGMSIASAEFDRMGLFVARCLLAFACSSALFQTTSHMDICKALEYIRVPALFTVIAGQIFRWFELVHQETQRMNTARVLRGGDRKSRIGQLRDIAALLGSLMIRSFSRAERVASAMECRGFNGRLPRSIMSAPHMLDYAPLAITLAYILVSLVAI from the coding sequence ATGCGAGAGCAAGTAAAAGCATCCGGTTGGATAGTGCGCATTCACCCGTATGTGCGGGTCTACTGCGCGCTGGCCTTGATAATAGCCGCGGCAGCGGTGCCCCACCCTGCCCAAGTATTGGTCATAGGCATGCCGATCATCGTGCTTGCTGTCTCATCGTCTCTATCATGGCGACGGTGGACCGCCGGGCTGTTTGCTGCCATATCACTTATAGCAGGGCTGATGGTTCTGTCGATATTATCGGGTATGTCAATTGCATCAGCCGAATTTGATCGGATGGGATTGTTCGTTGCCAGGTGTTTACTTGCATTCGCATGCTCATCGGCGCTGTTTCAAACGACAAGCCATATGGATATCTGCAAGGCGCTGGAATATATCAGAGTCCCGGCTCTGTTTACAGTAATCGCAGGACAGATATTTCGGTGGTTTGAACTCGTCCATCAAGAAACTCAAAGGATGAATACCGCCCGCGTGCTGCGCGGCGGCGATAGAAAGAGCCGGATCGGCCAGCTAAGAGACATTGCGGCGCTCCTGGGAAGCCTGATGATTCGGTCATTTTCACGCGCTGAGAGAGTCGCATCGGCAATGGAGTGCAGGGGATTCAATGGGCGCCTGCCGCGCTCTATCATGTCGGCCCCACATATGCTTGACTATGCGCCACTTGCAATTACTTTAGCCTATATCCTGGTGTCTTTGGTGGCGATATGA